From a region of the Cognatiyoonia koreensis genome:
- a CDS encoding nuclear transport factor 2 family protein, translating into MSFQAEKAVVRAHHAAIAGATPETVAAALATHTTPDWHWRGMHPFHEHHGAAHVAAVFWTPFLTAMTRVQRREDIFFAGHNDRAVGGVWVSSMGHLMGLLDAPFLGIPATGKIAMLRYAEFHHVRDGRIVETAMFCDLIHLMHQAGLQPLPPQTGAHLIQPGPMTHDGLLRDDADPTEGPKTAALIERMIGDIQANSTSRDNPAPRDATPQDELRRCWHDDMLWWGPDGIGATYTIDRYIAQHQRPFRTQLKDREFHGHICRIAEGNYGGFFGWANLSVLPTGGYMGLPASGKRAEMRVVDIYRRDGDKLAENWIFIDILHFLKQQGLDVLERMESLTRV; encoded by the coding sequence ATGTCATTTCAGGCCGAAAAGGCGGTGGTGCGCGCGCATCACGCTGCGATTGCGGGTGCCACGCCTGAAACCGTTGCCGCTGCCCTGGCCACCCACACCACCCCTGATTGGCACTGGCGCGGCATGCATCCCTTTCACGAGCACCACGGCGCAGCGCACGTCGCCGCCGTTTTCTGGACCCCGTTCCTGACCGCGATGACCCGCGTGCAGCGGCGCGAGGATATCTTTTTCGCGGGCCACAACGACCGTGCCGTAGGCGGTGTCTGGGTCTCGTCCATGGGCCATTTGATGGGTCTTCTTGACGCCCCGTTTCTGGGGATACCCGCCACCGGCAAGATCGCGATGCTCCGCTATGCGGAGTTTCACCACGTGCGCGATGGCAGGATCGTCGAGACCGCCATGTTCTGTGATCTGATCCATTTGATGCATCAGGCGGGTCTGCAGCCCTTGCCACCACAGACCGGCGCGCATCTGATCCAGCCCGGACCGATGACACATGACGGCCTGCTGCGCGATGATGCCGACCCGACAGAAGGCCCGAAGACCGCCGCGCTGATCGAACGGATGATTGGCGATATTCAGGCAAATTCAACGTCGCGCGACAACCCCGCGCCCCGCGATGCCACGCCGCAAGACGAACTGCGCCGCTGCTGGCATGACGACATGTTATGGTGGGGGCCGGACGGGATCGGCGCGACCTATACGATCGACCGCTATATCGCCCAGCACCAGCGTCCGTTCCGCACGCAGTTGAAAGACCGCGAATTTCACGGCCATATCTGCCGGATTGCTGAAGGCAACTATGGCGGGTTTTTCGGCTGGGCGAACCTGTCAGTGTTGCCGACCGGCGGTTACATGGGATTGCCCGCATCCGGAAAGCGGGCCGAGATGCGGGTCGTCGATATCTATCGCCGCGACGGTGACAAGCTGGCCGAGAACTGGATTTTTATCGATATCCTGCATTTCCTGAAACAACAGGGGCTGGATGTGCTGGAGCGGATGGAAAGCCTGACCCGCGTCTAG
- a CDS encoding ABC transporter ATP-binding protein codes for MAEIQLKNVTKRWGSFVGVHDFNLTIADQEFLVLLGPSGCGKTTTMRMIAGLEDASGGDILVDGKRINDLDPKDRDVAMVFQSYALYPNMNVYENIRFPLKVRKVAGDHDAMVKRASAMVELDDFLHRKPAELSGGQRQRVALARAVVREPNVFLMDEPLSNLDAKLRVSTRAQIKNLSHELKTTTIYVTHDQIEAMTLADRVVVMNQGMVQQVGSPTEIYDRPANTFVAGFIGSPAMNLMDGTISNGTFTADKVSISGLPTEVSGPITLGFRAEDATVVTGESNANSKVYSLELLGEATMVTMRAGGTILSVKSSKDYRVEIGDPVSAAIPANICHLFDKDSGERLL; via the coding sequence ATGGCCGAAATCCAGTTGAAAAACGTGACCAAACGCTGGGGTTCGTTTGTGGGCGTCCATGATTTCAACCTCACTATCGCAGATCAAGAGTTTCTCGTGCTGCTTGGCCCATCGGGCTGTGGCAAGACCACGACGATGCGCATGATCGCAGGGCTTGAAGACGCGTCCGGCGGCGACATTCTGGTCGATGGCAAACGGATCAACGATCTCGACCCAAAGGATCGGGATGTGGCGATGGTGTTCCAATCCTACGCGCTTTATCCGAACATGAACGTCTACGAAAACATCCGCTTTCCGCTCAAGGTGCGCAAGGTGGCGGGCGATCATGACGCGATGGTCAAACGGGCCAGCGCAATGGTGGAACTTGACGATTTCCTGCATCGCAAGCCTGCCGAATTGTCCGGCGGCCAGCGCCAGCGGGTTGCGCTTGCGCGCGCTGTTGTGCGTGAACCGAATGTCTTTTTGATGGACGAACCCCTGTCCAACCTCGATGCAAAACTGCGGGTCTCAACACGGGCGCAGATCAAGAACCTCAGCCACGAACTCAAGACCACGACGATCTACGTTACGCACGACCAGATCGAGGCAATGACACTGGCCGACCGCGTGGTCGTCATGAATCAGGGCATGGTGCAGCAGGTGGGCAGCCCCACCGAAATCTATGACCGGCCCGCCAATACATTCGTGGCCGGTTTCATCGGCTCGCCCGCGATGAACCTCATGGACGGAACGATCAGCAACGGCACCTTTACTGCCGACAAGGTGTCGATCAGCGGCTTGCCTACAGAAGTATCAGGGCCGATCACGCTTGGGTTCAGGGCAGAGGACGCGACCGTCGTCACCGGCGAAAGCAACGCCAATTCCAAGGTCTATTCACTGGAACTGCTAGGCGAAGCGACGATGGTGACGATGCGTGCAGGCGGAACCATCCTGTCGGTGAAATCCAGCAAGGACTACCGTGTCGAGATTGGTGATCCTG
- a CDS encoding carbohydrate ABC transporter permease → MKHKTFFWFVLPSGLLMMLFIAFPIFSVITQSLYSQHDQVLLTVENCGPFGCTQSTTVDQDATAALKQEQPLGKWAGTGIYRDRNHLAFGEVAAAWVNADGLPDFGRSLMNLPFYKAMAFTLTYTAIVTPLTIILGFAIAVGVNSVATALKGPTIFFSLLPFIVTPLVGSLVLFWMVDANGILGAGLQWLTNNPTLSVKASTALMWIMLMVYGVWHAAPFAFIVYYAGLQTVNTDTLEAALIDGASRWQRIRYVVVPHLFPLTTFIALIQLMDNFRVFEPIVSFSAQAHAASLSYAIYNDLSGETRLLSSAAATSVLTILGVAILLSPVLVRTYRDFSNPR, encoded by the coding sequence GTGAAGCACAAGACCTTTTTCTGGTTTGTTTTGCCATCCGGGCTGCTGATGATGCTGTTCATCGCTTTCCCGATCTTTTCCGTTATCACCCAGTCGCTTTATTCCCAGCACGATCAGGTACTGCTGACAGTCGAAAACTGCGGCCCCTTCGGGTGCACGCAATCGACCACTGTCGATCAGGACGCCACTGCCGCGCTGAAGCAGGAACAACCCTTGGGCAAATGGGCGGGGACTGGCATCTACCGCGACCGCAACCATCTGGCCTTTGGCGAAGTTGCCGCCGCATGGGTCAATGCGGACGGTTTGCCCGACTTTGGCCGCAGCCTGATGAACCTGCCGTTTTACAAGGCGATGGCCTTTACCCTGACCTACACTGCCATTGTTACCCCACTGACCATCATCCTTGGTTTTGCTATTGCCGTCGGCGTCAATTCGGTGGCCACAGCCCTGAAAGGGCCGACGATCTTCTTCTCGTTGCTGCCTTTCATCGTCACACCGCTGGTCGGATCGCTGGTGCTGTTCTGGATGGTGGATGCAAACGGTATCCTTGGCGCGGGGCTGCAATGGCTGACCAACAATCCAACGCTATCGGTCAAGGCCTCGACCGCGCTGATGTGGATCATGCTGATGGTCTATGGCGTCTGGCACGCAGCCCCTTTCGCGTTCATCGTGTATTACGCGGGGCTTCAGACCGTAAACACCGACACGTTGGAGGCGGCGCTGATTGACGGAGCCTCGCGCTGGCAGCGCATCCGCTATGTCGTTGTCCCGCATCTGTTTCCGCTGACCACATTCATCGCCCTGATCCAGCTGATGGACAATTTCCGGGTTTTCGAGCCGATCGTGTCGTTCAGCGCGCAGGCCCATGCGGCGTCGCTGTCCTATGCGATCTACAATGATCTGTCCGGTGAAACGCGCCTGCTGTCTTCGGCGGCGGCCACGTCTGTGCTGACGATCCTTGGCGTTGCCATCCTACTTTCGCCCGTGCTGGTGCGCACGTATCGCGATTTCAGCAATCCACGCTAG
- a CDS encoding ABC transporter substrate-binding protein, with protein MNMLKTALLGTAIAAISGTAVMADGHGCSVTEGRISIIGNEFPAIQSVGAAALACAEGIEAETNLTADHQTLNVAGMTGNPAEYTSAIIANSSIVALINEDVIRPLDDLVAQYGQDIPPRQLITIDGKVMAVAFMANAQHLVYRKDVLEQIGMDVPTSYEEVLEAAEKIRAEGIMEYPVGGAYAAGWNLAEEFVNMYLGAGGAFFEPGTANVSINNEKGIMALETMKALTEYMNPDYLTHDSNATSAEWEAGNVALMNMWGSRTGVLMDEEGSEEVVYSNTVAGGPLTVGDSGVPASTLWWDGWTVAKNISDEEAAATFQALAHATSPALLNDETMGQAVWLMEGYQPQPVNEGVLATVASGAQPYPMLPYMGLLHTALGDNLAEYLQGQESAEQALADVEAAYTTAAKEQGFLQ; from the coding sequence ATGAACATGTTAAAAACAGCCCTTCTTGGGACGGCGATCGCCGCGATTTCCGGAACAGCTGTCATGGCGGACGGGCACGGCTGCTCTGTCACGGAAGGCCGCATCAGCATCATCGGCAACGAATTCCCTGCGATCCAGTCGGTCGGCGCTGCCGCCCTTGCCTGCGCTGAGGGCATCGAGGCCGAGACCAACCTGACCGCCGACCACCAGACCCTGAACGTGGCTGGTATGACCGGCAATCCGGCTGAGTACACCTCGGCCATCATCGCCAATTCGTCCATCGTCGCGCTGATCAACGAGGACGTCATTCGTCCGCTGGATGATCTGGTCGCGCAATACGGGCAGGACATCCCGCCCCGCCAGTTGATCACCATTGACGGCAAGGTCATGGCCGTCGCCTTTATGGCGAACGCGCAGCATCTGGTGTACCGCAAGGACGTGCTGGAACAGATCGGCATGGATGTCCCCACGTCCTATGAAGAGGTGCTGGAAGCCGCTGAAAAGATCCGCGCCGAGGGCATCATGGAATACCCTGTCGGCGGTGCCTATGCCGCTGGCTGGAACCTCGCCGAGGAATTCGTAAACATGTATCTGGGTGCGGGTGGCGCGTTCTTTGAGCCCGGCACGGCCAATGTCTCGATCAACAACGAGAAGGGCATTATGGCGCTGGAGACGATGAAGGCGCTGACCGAATACATGAATCCCGACTATCTGACCCATGATTCCAACGCCACCAGCGCGGAATGGGAAGCCGGCAATGTCGCCCTGATGAACATGTGGGGCAGCCGGACGGGTGTTCTGATGGACGAGGAAGGATCTGAAGAGGTCGTTTATTCCAACACTGTCGCGGGTGGTCCGCTGACCGTTGGTGACAGCGGCGTGCCTGCATCCACCCTGTGGTGGGATGGCTGGACAGTGGCCAAGAACATCAGCGACGAAGAAGCCGCTGCCACCTTCCAGGCCCTTGCACATGCCACATCCCCTGCCTTGCTGAACGACGAGACCATGGGTCAGGCCGTGTGGCTGATGGAGGGTTACCAGCCACAGCCGGTAAACGAAGGCGTACTTGCCACGGTTGCCTCTGGTGCGCAGCCGTATCCGATGCTGCCTTACATGGGTCTGCTGCACACAGCCCTTGGCGACAACCTTGCCGAGTACCTGCAGGGTCAGGAATCCGCAGAGCAGGCGCTCGCTGACGTCGAGGCGGCCTATACGACCGCCGCAAAAGAACAGGGCTTCCTGCAATAG
- a CDS encoding carbohydrate ABC transporter permease: protein MSSKAQQQSMPIRIFATSFLLLWLVLAAFPFLWTLWGSFKVEGDFFSKADWANSVFGNLTRVETGGSFTGDGYYGAWVQEEFWRAALNSAIVCVCVVTISLTCGTLGGYALSRSTYRYAFWFLFFALIFRAMPPITLVSGYLLPFFEWNLWGHLSTTIIVLVAINQPFTLWMLHAFFKNIPKDLDESAMVDGCNRFQAFRHVIIPVMWPGVITTGLFSFLLAYNDFAVTTMLLSKENQTMVPKIASFLGTTQTKGNVMFAVAAVVSVTAPLFVMIMVFQRQIVSGLTAGAVKG, encoded by the coding sequence ATGAGCAGCAAAGCGCAACAACAGTCCATGCCGATCCGGATTTTCGCCACCAGCTTTCTGTTGCTTTGGCTGGTGCTGGCCGCCTTTCCGTTTCTGTGGACCCTTTGGGGGTCGTTCAAGGTCGAGGGTGATTTTTTCTCGAAGGCGGACTGGGCCAATTCCGTTTTTGGCAATCTGACCCGCGTTGAAACCGGCGGCAGTTTCACCGGTGACGGATATTACGGGGCGTGGGTCCAAGAGGAATTCTGGCGCGCGGCGCTGAATTCCGCGATCGTCTGCGTTTGCGTTGTTACAATATCGCTGACCTGCGGGACGCTGGGCGGCTATGCCCTGTCGCGGTCCACCTATCGCTATGCGTTCTGGTTTCTGTTCTTTGCCCTGATCTTTCGGGCGATGCCACCGATCACGCTGGTTTCGGGCTATCTGTTGCCCTTTTTCGAATGGAACCTTTGGGGCCATCTGTCCACCACCATTATTGTGTTGGTCGCGATCAACCAGCCGTTCACGCTGTGGATGCTGCATGCCTTTTTCAAGAATATCCCCAAAGATCTGGACGAAAGTGCGATGGTGGATGGTTGCAACCGCTTTCAGGCCTTCCGGCATGTCATCATTCCGGTGATGTGGCCCGGTGTCATTACCACGGGGCTGTTCAGTTTCTTGCTGGCCTACAATGACTTTGCCGTCACCACGATGCTGCTGTCCAAGGAGAACCAGACAATGGTGCCCAAGATCGCATCCTTCCTTGGCACCACGCAAACAAAGGGCAACGTGATGTTCGCCGTTGCCGCCGTTGTTTCCGTGACTGCCCCGTTGTTCGTGATGATCATGGTATTCCAGCGCCAGATCGTGTCCGGCCTGACCGCCGGTGCCGTGAAGGGGTAA